One Erpetoichthys calabaricus chromosome 8, fErpCal1.3, whole genome shotgun sequence DNA segment encodes these proteins:
- the c8h11orf54 gene encoding ester hydrolase C11orf54 homolog isoform X1: MATEKLALHVPSLEELCTVLQNGLQESFASVQVSVVECPDLTQHPFSFPVQGICGHPRITDVGGVPYLIPLAQIDKVYNMNTVAKEIEMPGAFILGAGAASSKSLGINAELIPLIWTENKDRCTVNSSYYSTVNMKDQTCVLGKYSDKFSDCDIALLGNLYACQGNPGKVVQIMATKRTGEYSLVTAMRKTLEKQYEKPVAMGGTFIIQKGKAKIHIMPPEFSVCPLNTDDDVNNWLKYFEVSAPLICQSVLVSKDPGLDLRVEHTHCFSHHGEGGHYYIDTTPESVEYLGYFLPAEFLYRIDRPKETHQIGRE, encoded by the exons ATGGCGACAGAGAAGCTGGCTTTGCACGTTCCAAGTTTGGAAGAGCTGTGCACAG TGTTGCAGAATGGGCTACAGGAGAGCTTTGCTTCAGTGCAAGTTTCTGTCGTGGAGTGCCCTGATCTTACTCAGCATCCTTTTTCCTTTCCTGTCCAAG GAATTTGTGGACATCCCCGAATAACAGATGTGGGAGGGGTCCCATATTTGATACCACTGGCTCAGATTGATAAG gtTTACAATATGAACACAGTTGCCAAAGAAATTGAGATGCCTGGAGCCTTTATTTTAGGAGCTGGAGCTGCTTCTTCTAAGAGTTTGGGTATTAATGCAGAG CTAATACCTCTCATTTGGACTGAAAACAAAGACAGGTGTACAGTTAATAGCAGCTATTATTCTACAGTGAATATGAAGGATCAGACTTGTGTGCTGGGGAAATACAGTGATAAATTTAGTGATTGTGACATTGCACTACTTGGAAATCTTTATGCTTGtcaaggaaatcctggaaag GTTGTTCAGATAATGGCAACTAAACGGACTGGAGAATACAGTTTAGTCACTGCTATGAGAAAAACATTAGAGAAGCAGTATGAGAAGCCTGTTGCAATGGGTGGAACCTTCATCATACAGAAAGGGAAAGCAAAGATTCACATTATG CCTCCTGAGTTCTCCGTTTGTCCTCTGAACACTGATGATGATGTAAATAACTGGCTAAAGTATTTTGAAGTGAGTGCGCCACTTATCTGCCAATCCGTGCTGGTGTCCAAAGATCca GGTCTGGACCTCCGTGTTGAACATACACACTGTTTCAGTCATCATGGAGAAGGTGGACATTATTATATAGATACAACTCCAGAGAGTGTGGAGTACTTGGGTTATTTCCTTCCAGCTGAATTTCTGTATCGAATAGACAGACCAAAAGAAACTCACCAAATAGGTAGAGAATAA
- the c8h11orf54 gene encoding ester hydrolase C11orf54 homolog isoform X2, with protein sequence MATEKLALHVPSLEELCTVLQNGLQESFASVQVSVVECPDLTQHPFSFPVQGICGHPRITDVGGVPYLIPLAQIDKLIPLIWTENKDRCTVNSSYYSTVNMKDQTCVLGKYSDKFSDCDIALLGNLYACQGNPGKVVQIMATKRTGEYSLVTAMRKTLEKQYEKPVAMGGTFIIQKGKAKIHIMPPEFSVCPLNTDDDVNNWLKYFEVSAPLICQSVLVSKDPGLDLRVEHTHCFSHHGEGGHYYIDTTPESVEYLGYFLPAEFLYRIDRPKETHQIGRE encoded by the exons ATGGCGACAGAGAAGCTGGCTTTGCACGTTCCAAGTTTGGAAGAGCTGTGCACAG TGTTGCAGAATGGGCTACAGGAGAGCTTTGCTTCAGTGCAAGTTTCTGTCGTGGAGTGCCCTGATCTTACTCAGCATCCTTTTTCCTTTCCTGTCCAAG GAATTTGTGGACATCCCCGAATAACAGATGTGGGAGGGGTCCCATATTTGATACCACTGGCTCAGATTGATAAG CTAATACCTCTCATTTGGACTGAAAACAAAGACAGGTGTACAGTTAATAGCAGCTATTATTCTACAGTGAATATGAAGGATCAGACTTGTGTGCTGGGGAAATACAGTGATAAATTTAGTGATTGTGACATTGCACTACTTGGAAATCTTTATGCTTGtcaaggaaatcctggaaag GTTGTTCAGATAATGGCAACTAAACGGACTGGAGAATACAGTTTAGTCACTGCTATGAGAAAAACATTAGAGAAGCAGTATGAGAAGCCTGTTGCAATGGGTGGAACCTTCATCATACAGAAAGGGAAAGCAAAGATTCACATTATG CCTCCTGAGTTCTCCGTTTGTCCTCTGAACACTGATGATGATGTAAATAACTGGCTAAAGTATTTTGAAGTGAGTGCGCCACTTATCTGCCAATCCGTGCTGGTGTCCAAAGATCca GGTCTGGACCTCCGTGTTGAACATACACACTGTTTCAGTCATCATGGAGAAGGTGGACATTATTATATAGATACAACTCCAGAGAGTGTGGAGTACTTGGGTTATTTCCTTCCAGCTGAATTTCTGTATCGAATAGACAGACCAAAAGAAACTCACCAAATAGGTAGAGAATAA
- the c8h11orf54 gene encoding ester hydrolase C11orf54 homolog isoform X3 yields the protein MNTVAKEIEMPGAFILGAGAASSKSLGINAELIPLIWTENKDRCTVNSSYYSTVNMKDQTCVLGKYSDKFSDCDIALLGNLYACQGNPGKVVQIMATKRTGEYSLVTAMRKTLEKQYEKPVAMGGTFIIQKGKAKIHIMPPEFSVCPLNTDDDVNNWLKYFEVSAPLICQSVLVSKDPGLDLRVEHTHCFSHHGEGGHYYIDTTPESVEYLGYFLPAEFLYRIDRPKETHQIGRE from the exons ATGAACACAGTTGCCAAAGAAATTGAGATGCCTGGAGCCTTTATTTTAGGAGCTGGAGCTGCTTCTTCTAAGAGTTTGGGTATTAATGCAGAG CTAATACCTCTCATTTGGACTGAAAACAAAGACAGGTGTACAGTTAATAGCAGCTATTATTCTACAGTGAATATGAAGGATCAGACTTGTGTGCTGGGGAAATACAGTGATAAATTTAGTGATTGTGACATTGCACTACTTGGAAATCTTTATGCTTGtcaaggaaatcctggaaag GTTGTTCAGATAATGGCAACTAAACGGACTGGAGAATACAGTTTAGTCACTGCTATGAGAAAAACATTAGAGAAGCAGTATGAGAAGCCTGTTGCAATGGGTGGAACCTTCATCATACAGAAAGGGAAAGCAAAGATTCACATTATG CCTCCTGAGTTCTCCGTTTGTCCTCTGAACACTGATGATGATGTAAATAACTGGCTAAAGTATTTTGAAGTGAGTGCGCCACTTATCTGCCAATCCGTGCTGGTGTCCAAAGATCca GGTCTGGACCTCCGTGTTGAACATACACACTGTTTCAGTCATCATGGAGAAGGTGGACATTATTATATAGATACAACTCCAGAGAGTGTGGAGTACTTGGGTTATTTCCTTCCAGCTGAATTTCTGTATCGAATAGACAGACCAAAAGAAACTCACCAAATAGGTAGAGAATAA